From a single Miscanthus floridulus cultivar M001 chromosome 8, ASM1932011v1, whole genome shotgun sequence genomic region:
- the LOC136470373 gene encoding uncharacterized protein, giving the protein MGSVSPDPLGAGSVSPNHKDVGSVSPMAAGSFSPNLKVVGSISHNPLGAGFVSPDPKDAHSILPKATSSISPDLEVTGSILPNLKAMGSVSPNPLGVGSILLDPKDMVSILPKATGSVSPDLEATCSVLPDLEAMGSILPNPLGVGSISLDLKDVVSISPKVMVSVSHDLEDTGSVSSDEDPYHRQPLQVQAYGLGSKL; this is encoded by the coding sequence atgggctccgtctcgcccgaccccttgggtgcgggctccgtctcgcccaaccatAAGGATGTGGGTTCTGTCTCGCCCATGGCAGCGGGCTCTTTCTCGCCTAATCTCAAGGTTGTGGGATCCATCTCGCAcaaccccttaggtgcgggctttgtctcacccgaccccaaggacgcgcaTTCCATCTTGCCCAAGGCCACAAGCTCCATCTCTCCTGACCTCGAGGTCACAGGATCCATCTTGCCCAacctcaaggccatgggctctgtctcacctaaccccttgggtgtgggctccatctTGCTAGACCCTAAGGACATGGTTTCTATCttgcccaaggccacgggctctgtctcgcccgacctcgaggccacgtgctccgtcttgcctgacctcgaggccatgggctctatcTTGCCTAACCCtttgggtgtgggctccatctcacTCGACCTCAAGGACGTGGTTTCCATCTCACCCAAGGTCATGGTCTCCGTCTCGCATGACCTTGAGGATACGGGTTCTGTCTCATCCGAcgaggacccataccaccgccaaccactccaagtccaagcatatgggcttgggtcaaaactctga